The Gammaproteobacteria bacterium genome window below encodes:
- a CDS encoding OmpA family protein yields the protein MTRVMLHQNDIVGETNIESRLPTSDDVHDLAHLRKLLLGSEYQDLLKLQREFSNHSHISEKISQVISEAIAIRSKQDDSVSQALVPSIEHAIRASAKRDPKRLANALFPVMGPAIRESVAETVSAMMQQVNQLLENSFSARSVKWRVNAFRTKRSFAEVMLADTMLYQVEQVFLIHRESSLLIKHLTSANAIVKDPDMVSGMLTAVTDFVKDSFVVDKQQNVKSIKFGQLNLLFEAGPHAIIVVAVRGLLPADLQITIREQVEELHRLYGSRLETYNGNAENFPDTYEHLDKCLLSKKKDSRLESNNKQKLPWPAIFVVSLLLLLPFLWWMFNKIEQNKWENVVHQLQAESGVVILNHHKQNGEYVVIGLRDPLSRDPAEIVAANQEFHKSVKWQMQSYYSNENEIIQRRLLDVLNPPNDVDVNFQNGLLIISGKAEASWIAALPNKLPFIWGVKRVDTNLLREKEDIQQKIQQFIGSIEEVVIEFAPNSSELSSNDIVSIGNVQKQINNLRIYLAKTEQEFKLGILGYADATGTSSANILASEQRARNVHNVLTSKGIAEDDLLAKGLSGQVVQSEFVKTLKCHSQRCVMFEVYIN from the coding sequence ATGACGAGAGTCATGTTGCATCAAAACGATATAGTTGGCGAAACAAACATCGAATCAAGACTGCCTACGTCAGATGATGTGCATGATTTAGCGCATTTGAGAAAGCTATTATTAGGTAGTGAGTATCAAGATTTGCTCAAATTGCAGCGTGAATTTTCAAATCATTCACATATTAGTGAAAAAATCTCTCAAGTTATATCAGAAGCCATTGCAATTCGTTCGAAACAAGACGATTCAGTATCACAAGCTTTAGTTCCTTCAATAGAGCATGCCATCCGCGCATCTGCAAAACGTGACCCTAAGCGTTTAGCAAATGCTTTGTTTCCAGTAATGGGCCCTGCGATAAGGGAATCTGTTGCTGAAACTGTTAGCGCAATGATGCAGCAGGTCAATCAATTATTAGAGAACAGCTTTAGTGCGCGCTCTGTTAAATGGCGCGTTAATGCTTTTCGAACTAAACGTTCTTTTGCGGAAGTCATGCTGGCAGATACTATGCTGTATCAAGTTGAGCAGGTGTTTCTAATCCATCGTGAGTCGAGTCTACTTATCAAACATCTCACGTCTGCAAATGCGATCGTCAAAGATCCAGATATGGTTTCCGGTATGCTCACTGCGGTGACCGATTTTGTAAAAGACTCATTCGTTGTTGATAAGCAGCAAAATGTTAAGTCAATAAAGTTTGGTCAGCTGAATCTTTTGTTTGAAGCGGGACCGCATGCCATTATTGTTGTAGCGGTGCGGGGCCTGCTTCCTGCTGATTTGCAGATTACAATTCGCGAGCAAGTCGAAGAGCTGCATCGATTATATGGTAGTAGGTTGGAAACTTATAATGGTAATGCTGAAAACTTCCCTGATACTTATGAGCACTTGGATAAGTGTTTATTGAGCAAGAAGAAAGATAGCAGACTAGAATCCAACAATAAACAAAAATTACCATGGCCTGCGATTTTCGTTGTCAGTCTTTTGCTATTACTTCCGTTTCTATGGTGGATGTTTAATAAGATAGAGCAAAATAAATGGGAGAATGTTGTTCATCAATTGCAAGCAGAGTCTGGCGTTGTGATTTTAAATCATCATAAACAGAATGGTGAGTATGTAGTGATTGGATTGCGTGATCCCTTGTCTAGAGATCCTGCAGAAATTGTTGCGGCTAATCAAGAATTTCATAAGTCGGTTAAGTGGCAAATGCAATCTTACTATTCCAATGAAAACGAAATTATTCAAAGACGTTTGCTCGATGTATTGAACCCACCCAACGATGTGGATGTAAATTTTCAAAACGGACTGTTGATTATATCGGGGAAGGCAGAAGCTTCATGGATAGCAGCTTTACCTAACAAGCTACCGTTCATATGGGGTGTTAAGCGTGTGGATACCAACCTACTACGTGAAAAAGAAGACATTCAACAAAAAATACAACAATTCATCGGCTCTATTGAGGAGGTGGTAATAGAATTTGCACCAAATTCAAGCGAGCTATCGTCTAATGACATAGTATCTATAGGTAATGTTCAAAAGCAGATAAACAACTTGCGGATTTACTTAGCTAAAACCGAGCAAGAATTCAAACTTGGTATATTGGGTTATGCGGATGCAACTGGGACATCCTCGGCAAATATTTTGGCAAGCGAACAACGTGCTAGAAATGTACATAATGTGCTAACTAGCAAAGGTATTGCTGAAGATGATTTGCTAGCCAAAGGTTTGAGTGGTCAAGTTGTTCAATCTGAGTTTGTTAAGACTTTAAAATGCCATTCGCAACGCTGTGTAATGTTTGAGGTCTATATTAATTAA
- a CDS encoding AMP-binding protein encodes MEKVWLKSYPKGVPEFAELGEYNSLAHMFDECAERYSHLPAFANMGASLSFSELNIESYNFAAYLQTELGLVKGDRVAIMLPNLLQFPVALYGVLRAGLVAVDVNPLYTPRELEHYLKDSGAKAIVILENFADVLAEVIDETAVDKVILARVGDMLGFPKSLLVNFVLKYVKKKIPKYALNNIVPFNEVLATGQQRQLVKPELSRDDLAFLQFTGGTTGLAKGAMLSHGNLLANVSQAGAFFGPALDEGKETVITALPLYHIFSLTANCFLFTKIGGLNYLITNPRDMKGFVKELSNVKFSVITGVNTLFNGLLNTDGFSDINFSHLKVTLGGGMAVQESVAKEWHETTGCVLAEAYGLTEASPAVTMNPYNLKEYNGTIGLPIPNTEISIQDDDGNHLGIEEAGELCVRGPQVMQGYWNRPEETNNTLSDDGWLRTGDVAMVSEDGFVRIVDRKKDMILVSGFNVYPNEIENVVQSLAGVLEVAAVGVEDEESGEVVKLFIVKKDPSLTEEDVLAHCEDRLTRYKWPKHIEFREDLPKTSVGKILRRALRDGE; translated from the coding sequence ATGGAAAAAGTTTGGTTAAAAAGTTATCCAAAAGGTGTTCCTGAATTTGCCGAGTTAGGGGAATATAACTCACTAGCACACATGTTTGATGAGTGTGCTGAACGCTATAGTCACCTCCCAGCCTTTGCAAATATGGGCGCCAGTTTAAGTTTTTCAGAACTTAATATAGAAAGCTACAACTTTGCTGCCTATCTACAGACTGAACTAGGTTTAGTTAAAGGTGACCGAGTTGCCATTATGTTGCCTAATCTTCTTCAATTTCCAGTAGCTCTATATGGTGTATTGCGTGCTGGATTAGTAGCGGTAGATGTTAATCCGTTATACACACCACGTGAGTTAGAGCACTACCTAAAAGACTCTGGTGCAAAAGCAATCGTAATTTTAGAAAACTTTGCTGATGTGTTGGCTGAAGTGATTGATGAAACGGCGGTTGATAAAGTAATCCTTGCGCGTGTGGGCGACATGCTCGGTTTCCCTAAGTCATTGTTGGTTAATTTTGTTCTCAAGTATGTAAAGAAGAAGATTCCAAAGTATGCGTTGAATAACATTGTTCCATTTAATGAGGTGTTGGCGACTGGACAGCAAAGGCAGTTAGTTAAGCCAGAGCTCAGCCGTGATGATTTGGCCTTTTTGCAATTTACTGGGGGTACTACCGGTTTAGCAAAAGGTGCAATGTTGTCGCATGGAAATTTACTAGCAAATGTTTCTCAAGCAGGTGCTTTTTTTGGTCCGGCTTTAGATGAGGGAAAAGAGACCGTGATAACTGCTTTACCGCTTTATCATATCTTTTCATTAACTGCGAACTGCTTTTTGTTTACTAAAATTGGCGGCCTTAATTATCTTATTACCAATCCGCGTGATATGAAGGGCTTTGTGAAAGAATTAAGTAATGTTAAGTTTTCTGTTATCACGGGTGTAAATACGCTATTTAATGGTTTGCTGAATACCGATGGGTTTTCTGATATTAATTTCTCTCATCTTAAAGTTACTTTGGGTGGGGGTATGGCTGTGCAAGAGTCTGTAGCGAAAGAATGGCATGAGACTACAGGATGTGTGCTTGCAGAAGCCTACGGCTTAACCGAAGCATCGCCAGCGGTCACAATGAATCCATATAATCTTAAGGAATATAACGGCACTATCGGTTTGCCAATTCCTAATACAGAGATCTCTATACAAGACGATGACGGTAATCATCTTGGAATAGAAGAGGCCGGTGAACTTTGTGTGCGTGGGCCACAGGTGATGCAAGGCTATTGGAATCGACCTGAAGAAACTAACAACACTTTGAGTGACGATGGTTGGTTGCGTACAGGTGATGTAGCCATGGTGTCTGAAGATGGCTTTGTTCGTATCGTTGATCGCAAGAAAGATATGATCTTAGTGTCTGGGTTTAATGTTTATCCAAACGAAATTGAAAATGTAGTGCAGTCTTTGGCTGGAGTGCTAGAAGTGGCTGCGGTAGGGGTTGAGGATGAAGAGTCTGGTGAAGTGGTTAAGCTGTTTATCGTTAAGAAAGATCCTAGTCTCACTGAGGAAGATGTATTAGCTCACTGTGAAGATCGACTTACTCGATACAAATGGCCTAAACATATAGAGTTTCGTGAAGACCTGCCAAAGACAAGTGTTGGAAAAATTCTTCGTCGTGCGCTACGTGACGGAGAGTAA
- a CDS encoding MarR family transcriptional regulator: MNEINSHDDSALPLIISFADRLNSFTRATLNKELDSYGLKFNQWRLIHAISSKSIFTPAKLADELMIERATVSRYLDQLEDKECIRRSHNPFDRRVVDIELTSNGEQIAKFGVDLMDKAYKRVLTDLSAAENKNFVALIKKLSENIPTPRAQVPA; the protein is encoded by the coding sequence ATGAATGAAATAAACAGCCATGATGATTCGGCCTTACCACTGATTATCTCGTTTGCAGACAGATTAAATTCATTCACGCGGGCCACGCTAAATAAAGAATTAGACAGCTATGGATTGAAATTCAACCAATGGCGGCTCATTCATGCAATTTCTTCTAAGTCTATTTTTACTCCCGCAAAACTTGCCGATGAATTAATGATCGAACGTGCCACAGTTAGCCGTTATCTAGATCAACTTGAAGACAAGGAATGTATTCGGCGCTCACATAACCCTTTTGACCGAAGAGTCGTAGACATCGAGCTCACCTCTAATGGTGAACAAATTGCCAAATTTGGAGTTGATCTGATGGACAAAGCTTACAAAAGAGTACTTACAGATCTCTCTGCCGCAGAAAACAAAAATTTTGTTGCCTTAATTAAAAAACTTTCTGAGAATATTCCCACTCCTAGAGCACAAGTGCCCGCATAA
- a CDS encoding YjbQ family protein yields the protein MYWQNKFTFQSSGRGTYEITRNVEEMIRDSGVQQGLCHLFIQHTSASLIISENADPAVHVDLETFMSKLSPDGDPMFTHRAEGNDDMPAHIRSVLTQTELNVPVSNGGSGLGVWQGIYLWEHRTSPHQRQIIVTIHGQ from the coding sequence ATGTATTGGCAAAATAAATTCACATTTCAGTCTTCGGGTAGAGGTACTTACGAGATTACTAGAAATGTTGAAGAGATGATTCGTGACTCTGGTGTACAGCAAGGGCTGTGTCATTTATTTATTCAACATACCAGTGCATCGCTCATAATTAGTGAAAATGCTGATCCTGCTGTACATGTGGATCTTGAAACCTTCATGTCTAAACTCAGCCCAGATGGTGACCCAATGTTTACCCATCGAGCAGAAGGCAATGATGATATGCCTGCCCATATTCGCAGTGTGCTAACACAAACCGAATTAAATGTTCCGGTTAGTAATGGGGGGTCTGGTTTAGGAGTGTGGCAGGGAATTTACTTATGGGAACACCGAACTTCGCCTCACCAAAGACAAATTATCGTTACCATTCATGGGCAATAG
- the queA gene encoding tRNA preQ1(34) S-adenosylmethionine ribosyltransferase-isomerase QueA: protein MKISQFDYHLPEKLIAQEPLSERTASRLLHFNAHATVFNDLQFTDILSLLQPNDLLVLNDTKVIPARMYGEKASGGKVEFLLERIMDSHTVLAQLKASKSPKIGAEIFFAENIKAVVHGRQDNFFVLDFDEATNVESLLEDYGRMPLPPYIQREPRKSDSERYQTVFANYKGAVAAPTAGLHFDHKILKALQQKGIQSANVTLHVGAGTFQPVREDDIKAHKIHAEKVIVAEEVCEKISVCKQQGGRVIAVGTTVTRALESAAQSGKLEPYEMDTSLFIYPGYKFNVIDALITNFHLPKSTLLMLVSAFAGYETVMSAYQHAVTEKYRFYSYGDAMFIESSC, encoded by the coding sequence GTGAAAATAAGCCAGTTTGACTATCACCTTCCAGAGAAGTTGATTGCGCAAGAACCATTATCAGAACGTACTGCAAGTCGTCTGTTGCATTTTAATGCACATGCAACAGTTTTTAATGATTTGCAATTCACAGATATATTGAGCTTGTTACAGCCAAATGATTTGTTGGTGCTGAATGACACTAAGGTTATTCCTGCTCGCATGTACGGTGAAAAAGCATCCGGTGGGAAAGTAGAGTTTTTATTAGAAAGGATAATGGATTCGCATACTGTTTTAGCGCAACTCAAAGCAAGTAAGAGTCCAAAGATAGGTGCTGAAATCTTTTTTGCGGAAAATATAAAAGCGGTTGTGCATGGTCGTCAGGATAATTTTTTTGTACTAGATTTTGATGAAGCAACGAATGTTGAAAGTTTACTAGAAGATTACGGTCGCATGCCATTGCCACCCTATATTCAGCGTGAACCTAGGAAAAGCGATAGTGAGCGTTATCAAACCGTATTTGCTAATTATAAAGGTGCGGTTGCGGCTCCGACAGCAGGTTTGCATTTTGATCATAAAATTTTAAAAGCTTTACAGCAAAAAGGTATTCAGTCTGCAAATGTTACATTACATGTTGGTGCAGGAACCTTTCAGCCAGTTCGAGAAGATGATATTAAGGCGCATAAGATTCATGCAGAAAAAGTTATCGTTGCTGAGGAAGTGTGCGAAAAAATTTCTGTGTGCAAGCAACAGGGTGGTCGGGTTATTGCGGTTGGGACAACAGTGACTAGGGCTTTAGAGTCTGCTGCACAAAGTGGAAAACTGGAGCCGTATGAAATGGATACAAGTTTATTTATTTATCCAGGATATAAATTTAATGTAATCGATGCGTTGATCACAAATTTCCACTTGCCTAAATCTACATTACTGATGTTAGTAAGTGCATTTGCTGGATACGAAACGGTAATGTCCGCATATCAACATGCGGTTACAGAGAAATACCGTTTTTATAGTTATGGTGATGCTATGTTTATAGAAAGCTCTTGCTAA
- a CDS encoding HAD-IA family hydrolase: MGTPNFASPKTNYRYHSWAIVMGDFSNIRCVVFDLDDTLWPCEPTILNAELALYEWLKECYPRITAQYSLESLREQRANFALLNPHIAHDVTALRKQSLAELAQKFDYPMSLANDGLTLFRQHRNQVDLFDDALSTIQKIGEHFKIGVITNGNADLEAIGLSEHFDFIVTAEEAGVAKPDKAIFEYARNRVKLASHELLYVGDHPTIDVLGSSNSGWKSLWFNPAAAHWPEDIMPDAEIQKLSELPGLLSI; encoded by the coding sequence ATGGGAACACCGAACTTCGCCTCACCAAAGACAAATTATCGTTACCATTCATGGGCAATAGTTATGGGTGACTTTTCGAATATCCGTTGTGTTGTATTTGATTTGGACGACACTTTGTGGCCTTGCGAACCCACTATACTAAATGCAGAATTGGCATTATATGAATGGCTTAAAGAATGTTATCCACGTATTACAGCTCAGTATTCACTAGAAAGTTTGCGGGAACAGCGTGCTAATTTTGCATTACTCAATCCGCACATAGCCCACGATGTGACTGCACTGCGCAAACAATCGCTAGCAGAGTTAGCGCAAAAATTTGATTATCCAATGAGTTTAGCAAATGATGGCTTAACACTTTTTAGACAGCATAGAAATCAAGTTGATTTGTTTGATGATGCTTTGTCAACAATACAAAAAATAGGTGAACATTTTAAAATTGGTGTTATAACAAATGGAAATGCTGACCTTGAGGCTATAGGTCTGAGCGAGCATTTTGATTTTATTGTGACAGCTGAGGAAGCAGGAGTAGCAAAACCGGATAAAGCGATATTTGAGTATGCGCGAAACAGAGTAAAGTTAGCCAGTCATGAATTACTTTATGTAGGCGATCATCCTACTATTGATGTGCTAGGGTCTAGCAATAGTGGCTGGAAATCACTGTGGTTTAATCCTGCGGCGGCGCATTGGCCAGAAGATATTATGCCGGATGCAGAAATTCAGAAACTCAGTGAGTTGCCGGGTCTGCTATCTATCTAA
- a CDS encoding EAL domain-containing protein, with the protein MPANLYYMSTSNFETLVSLYRRLGIVVLELRQDRSLWLVSPAPTWFSLLAKLAKDNGEGRVLSVTSNVLNTFIEDDAQKMWTTGQERNVSPIWIERDTSENSIPFEATALRQVDSMLIIIEHVPDTYESKQSQAKQLRENVLLKGLLEDKKAEQAQKIASRETELEQEISERRALEKQLTHLAFHDALTGLPNRSLFTDRLQRAIAEAERKKESVVVMFIDLDDFKKVNDSFGHQVGDKVIQGAALRLKKCLRDIDSIARLGGDEFTLLVPHIGDREDIEIIASRLIESLEDPIVVEGTEFRMSISIGISVFPNDANNEDSLLRNADTAMYFAKHTRGPSYKFYVKDMGTSPSKRLALVSDIEFALQQKEFFLVYQPIIDIKNMEVMGAEALIRWRRTDGEIVEPDRFIPLACESDLIVKIGSWVIEQSCKQLRNWRGIYGDKFRMNVNLSVRELESKKCKGDLQKLMEDLNLPPGSLEIEITDTMPIENSNIMQTNVDFLKSLHVSTAIDRFGDRQTSLKSIKTLGLNSIKIDRFFVNGIESDQDSYDVFNGIVKLSLCLSDNVLVEGIETKEQLEIIQSMEVDEAQGFFFTQPLESHFFDQWMKEFDKKQKTQLKIVEKKKA; encoded by the coding sequence ATGCCTGCTAATTTATATTATATGTCTACTTCTAATTTTGAAACACTCGTATCTTTGTATAGAAGACTTGGGATAGTCGTGCTGGAGTTACGACAAGATAGGAGTCTATGGTTGGTCTCTCCTGCGCCGACCTGGTTTTCATTGCTGGCTAAGTTAGCTAAAGATAATGGGGAAGGTCGAGTTCTTTCAGTTACCTCCAATGTTTTAAATACATTTATTGAAGATGACGCGCAGAAAATGTGGACTACCGGGCAAGAACGAAATGTTTCTCCAATATGGATTGAAAGAGACACTTCTGAAAATAGCATACCCTTTGAGGCAACGGCTTTACGTCAAGTGGATAGCATGTTGATTATTATTGAGCATGTGCCAGACACCTACGAGTCTAAGCAGTCACAAGCGAAGCAATTGCGCGAAAATGTTTTACTTAAAGGTTTGTTGGAAGACAAAAAGGCTGAACAAGCGCAAAAAATTGCATCTCGAGAAACTGAGCTTGAACAAGAAATTAGTGAACGCAGAGCGCTGGAAAAACAACTTACTCATTTGGCTTTTCACGATGCATTGACAGGATTGCCGAATAGATCGCTGTTTACGGATAGATTGCAAAGGGCGATTGCAGAAGCTGAGAGAAAAAAAGAATCCGTAGTGGTGATGTTTATTGATTTAGATGATTTCAAAAAAGTGAATGATTCATTTGGCCACCAGGTTGGCGACAAAGTGATTCAAGGGGCAGCATTACGTTTAAAAAAATGCTTGCGCGACATTGATTCCATTGCCCGTTTAGGTGGTGATGAGTTCACCTTATTGGTTCCTCATATTGGAGATCGTGAAGATATAGAAATCATCGCTAGCCGTCTAATTGAGTCCTTGGAAGATCCGATTGTTGTAGAAGGTACAGAATTTCGCATGTCTATCAGTATTGGTATTTCGGTTTTCCCGAACGATGCCAACAATGAAGATAGTTTATTGCGCAATGCAGATACTGCAATGTATTTTGCCAAGCACACGCGTGGTCCTAGTTATAAATTTTATGTCAAAGATATGGGTACATCGCCTTCGAAGCGGTTGGCATTAGTGTCAGATATCGAATTTGCTTTACAGCAAAAAGAATTTTTCTTGGTTTACCAGCCGATCATCGATATAAAAAATATGGAGGTTATGGGTGCTGAGGCACTGATACGATGGCGACGCACAGATGGTGAAATTGTTGAGCCAGATCGGTTTATTCCTCTAGCGTGTGAATCAGATTTGATTGTAAAAATTGGTTCATGGGTTATCGAGCAAAGTTGCAAGCAACTTAGAAATTGGCGTGGGATTTACGGCGATAAATTTAGGATGAATGTTAATCTTTCAGTGCGTGAGCTTGAATCTAAGAAGTGTAAAGGCGACTTGCAAAAGTTAATGGAGGATTTGAACTTGCCCCCAGGCTCTTTAGAGATTGAAATAACCGATACGATGCCGATCGAAAATTCTAATATTATGCAGACCAATGTTGATTTTCTAAAGAGTTTGCATGTGTCGACTGCGATCGATCGGTTTGGTGATCGTCAAACATCTTTAAAGTCGATTAAAACACTAGGGCTAAATTCGATAAAAATAGATCGATTCTTCGTAAATGGAATCGAATCCGATCAAGATAGCTACGATGTTTTTAATGGTATTGTCAAGCTGAGTTTGTGCCTATCAGATAATGTTTTAGTCGAAGGTATAGAAACCAAAGAACAGCTGGAAATTATTCAGAGTATGGAAGTGGATGAGGCCCAGGGGTTTTTCTTCACTCAGCCATTAGAGTCACACTTTTTTGATCAATGGATGAAAGAGTTTGATAAGAAACAAAAAACTCAACTTAAAATAGTTGAGAAAAAGAAAGCTTAG
- a CDS encoding OmpA family protein, which produces MTDQRTNHCTFCMLMPFILGIAGLTALYWYARDSKAEYIENNLSIRSNQLLKDHQIGGAVVNVDGRDATLTGIVVSVSRSQEIEQIVATLPGIRLVDNQLRISQTKIIEVAPEPEIAPEPVPKPTPEPQVVLAPEIKPEPEVLVEAVEELLKTLDLSGITFLFGSNEITLQGKLILDDVVNVLTEHTEFDAVIEGHTDNVGDDSLNFELSQQRAQAVLNYIAAAGIQTERLTATGFGETLPIADNGSAKGRALNRRIEFAVSRK; this is translated from the coding sequence ATGACTGACCAACGTACAAATCATTGTACTTTTTGCATGTTAATGCCTTTTATTTTAGGCATTGCTGGCCTTACCGCTTTATATTGGTACGCAAGAGATAGCAAAGCAGAATACATTGAAAACAACTTGAGCATCCGTAGCAATCAGCTACTTAAAGATCATCAAATTGGCGGCGCAGTGGTTAACGTGGATGGACGAGATGCAACGCTAACTGGAATTGTTGTGAGTGTAAGTCGCTCTCAGGAGATCGAACAAATTGTTGCGACTTTACCTGGTATACGTTTAGTCGACAATCAACTCAGGATATCACAAACAAAAATTATTGAAGTTGCACCTGAACCAGAAATAGCCCCTGAGCCTGTACCTAAACCAACTCCCGAGCCACAAGTTGTTCTTGCGCCTGAAATTAAACCCGAACCTGAAGTTCTAGTTGAAGCTGTCGAAGAATTATTAAAAACGTTAGATCTATCAGGCATAACTTTCTTATTTGGCAGCAACGAAATTACCCTGCAAGGCAAATTAATTCTGGATGATGTGGTGAATGTATTAACCGAACACACAGAATTTGATGCGGTTATTGAAGGCCACACCGATAACGTTGGTGACGACAGTTTGAATTTTGAACTTAGCCAGCAACGCGCACAAGCCGTTTTAAACTACATTGCCGCCGCTGGAATTCAAACTGAACGCCTTACCGCTACAGGCTTCGGCGAAACTTTACCGATTGCTGACAACGGTTCTGCAAAAGGCCGCGCACTTAATCGACGCATTGAGTTTGCTGTAAGCCGGAAATAA
- the ispG gene encoding flavodoxin-dependent (E)-4-hydroxy-3-methylbut-2-enyl-diphosphate synthase — protein sequence MNSIKFRRNSTAVDVGNVTVGGHSPIVVQSMTNTDTADIEKTVAQVSALASAGSEIVRVTVNNKDAAKAVPTIREKLDNAGVDVPLVGDFHFNGSRLLKKYTECAQALDKYRINPGNVGRSDKQFTEIIEIACAENKSVRIGVNWGSLDQDLLAKMLDDNKSSSQPRSLQEVMHDALIASALESAALAEKIGLAHNKIILSCKLSEVQALVRVYRDLAKRCGYALHLGLTEAGMGSKGIVASTAALSILLQEGIGDTIRISLTPEPGGARTQEVVVAQQILQMMGLRSFTPEVTSCPGCGRTTSDYFQYLAADIEDYLKTQMLVWKQQYSGVEEMKVAVMGCVVNGPGESKHANIGISLPGTGEKPIAPVYVDGDKFTTLRGEKIAEEFKIIVQKYVAQHYA from the coding sequence ATGAATTCAATAAAGTTTCGGCGTAATAGTACTGCAGTCGATGTTGGCAATGTAACAGTAGGAGGACATTCTCCTATTGTCGTACAGTCCATGACCAATACTGATACGGCTGATATAGAAAAAACTGTAGCGCAGGTTTCAGCTCTCGCTTCCGCAGGATCAGAAATTGTACGCGTCACCGTAAACAATAAAGATGCTGCCAAAGCAGTACCAACAATACGCGAGAAATTGGACAATGCTGGAGTGGATGTACCGCTGGTAGGCGATTTTCATTTCAATGGCAGCCGCTTATTAAAAAAATATACCGAGTGCGCACAAGCGCTAGACAAATATCGCATCAATCCTGGCAATGTTGGACGTAGTGATAAACAGTTTACTGAAATTATCGAAATCGCATGTGCAGAAAATAAATCAGTTCGCATTGGAGTTAATTGGGGCAGCTTAGATCAAGATTTGTTAGCTAAAATGCTGGATGATAATAAAAGTTCCTCACAACCAAGATCTCTACAAGAAGTGATGCACGATGCGTTAATTGCATCTGCATTAGAAAGCGCCGCATTGGCCGAAAAGATTGGCCTCGCACACAATAAAATTATTCTTTCTTGCAAGCTCAGCGAAGTGCAAGCACTGGTGCGTGTTTACCGAGATTTAGCAAAACGATGTGGCTATGCGTTACATCTAGGCCTTACAGAGGCGGGTATGGGTAGTAAAGGCATCGTCGCCTCAACAGCCGCACTCTCTATACTGCTGCAAGAAGGTATTGGCGATACCATTAGAATTTCGCTAACTCCTGAACCGGGCGGCGCACGCACGCAAGAAGTTGTTGTGGCCCAACAAATATTACAAATGATGGGATTACGCTCGTTCACACCAGAAGTAACATCCTGCCCAGGTTGCGGGCGCACCACTAGCGATTACTTTCAATATTTAGCGGCGGACATTGAAGATTATTTAAAAACTCAAATGCTTGTTTGGAAACAACAATATAGCGGTGTAGAAGAAATGAAAGTAGCTGTCATGGGTTGCGTAGTAAACGGACCAGGCGAAAGCAAACATGCCAATATTGGCATTAGTTTACCTGGAACCGGCGAGAAACCTATAGCACCAGTATATGTTGATGGTGATAAATTTACTACTTTAAGGGGCGAGAAGATTGCTGAGGAATTTAAAATAATAGTGCAAAAATATGTTGCGCAACACTACGCCTAA